GAGCGTCAGATGGCCTATAACCGCGAGTACGGAATCACACCGGAAAGCATTAAGAAGTCGATCTCTAATGTTCTCTTGAGCGTCTGCGAGAAAGACTATTACACCGTCCCGGCGACGCCGGAGGTCGAGACAACCGACCGTCTCACGGAAGAAGAGCTGTCGGCTAAGATTGTGCAGCTGGAGAAAGAGATGCGAGCGGCGGCAAAGCGGCTGGAGTTCGAGCGGGCGGCGGAGATCCGGGATCAAATCCGGGAGATGGAGAAGCGCCGCCTCGGCATCGTCGAGGGTTAGAAGGGGCTGGAGGAGGGAGGCTGGCCGAAGAACGGAGTGGTAGAGAACTTGGGGTTCGGGAAAAAGGATTCCTGTCTATATGGACAGGGCGGCGAAAGACTGTAGGTCCTTCAGGGCCAGAGGAGGTATTGAGCATGAAAGGCAAAGTGAAGTGGTTCAACGTGACGAAGCGGTTCGGATTCGTTGTGCGGGACGATGGGGGGCAGGATGCGTTCGTCCACGCGAGCGATGTGGAGGGGGGTACCACCTTGAAGGAAGGCGACACGGTCGAGTTTGACCTGGGTCAGGATGATCGTGGCCGCGCGAAGGCAGTCCGGGTCCGGGTCGTGCCGGGGTAATTACCAGACCAGACCTGTCTGAATAGATATTCGCTTAAATCGCGCTGAGAGGATCGTCGGGAGGGGATCGCTCCATCGTAAGCTACATGTCTGTCCCTCATGGTGTTTACGGTCCGGCTGCGTGAAGTTGTGCCGTGAATTGTGCCGGCACCGGGGCTTCGCACGTCATCCAGACATGGATTCTCTCTCCCACTTTCTTTTTGACTCCTCGCGTTCCCTGTGCCAGAATTCAACACACAACTACTCACGAGGAGAATGCTGCATGCATCATTTCCAGTATCGTGGCGATCAGCTTATGTGCGAAGACCTGCCGATCGAACGGATTGCTGAGGAGGTCGGCACGCCGTTCTATCTGTATAGCCATGCCACGCTCACACACCATTTCCGGACCTTTGATCAGGCGTTCGCCGACATCCCCCACCTGGTCTGTTTTGCGATCAAGGCCAACTCCAACGGCGCGACCCTGAAGCTCTTTGCCGACCTTGGAGGCGGCGCCGACGTCGTATCGGGCGGGGAGTTGTATCGTGCCATGAGGGCCGGCATTCCGCCCAGTCGGATCGTTTTTGCGGGAGTGGGTAAGACCCGTGAGGAAATGGGGTTCGCCCTGAAGTCCGATATCCTGATGTTTAACGTAGAATCCCCACAGGAACTCCGCCTGTTGAACGACGTGGCCGGGGCCATGGGGACGAAGGCGAGGGTGGCGTTGCGGATCAACCCGGACGTCGATCCTAAAACCCATCCGTATATTTCGACCGGGCTGAAGAAGAGTAAGTTCGGCATCGACATCTCCCTGGCGATGGAGGAGTACCGAGTCGCCAAGGAACTGCGCCACATCGATGTCGTTGGGGTCCATCAGCATATCGGGTCCCAAATCACAGAGATCGCGCCCTTTGTAGACAGCCTGGTCAAGGTTGCGGGCCTGATCGCCCAACTTCGGGAACACGGCTTTGCCATCAAGTATCTGGATGTCGGTGGCGGGCTCGGGATTACCTATAAGGATGAAGATCCGCCTGTGCCGAGGGTCTTTGCGGAAGC
Above is a genomic segment from Candidatus Methylomirabilis tolerans containing:
- a CDS encoding cold shock domain-containing protein, which gives rise to MKGKVKWFNVTKRFGFVVRDDGGQDAFVHASDVEGGTTLKEGDTVEFDLGQDDRGRAKAVRVRVVPG
- the lysA gene encoding diaminopimelate decarboxylase, with translation MHHFQYRGDQLMCEDLPIERIAEEVGTPFYLYSHATLTHHFRTFDQAFADIPHLVCFAIKANSNGATLKLFADLGGGADVVSGGELYRAMRAGIPPSRIVFAGVGKTREEMGFALKSDILMFNVESPQELRLLNDVAGAMGTKARVALRINPDVDPKTHPYISTGLKKSKFGIDISLAMEEYRVAKELRHIDVVGVHQHIGSQITEIAPFVDSLVKVAGLIAQLREHGFAIKYLDVGGGLGITYKDEDPPVPRVFAEAMIAVIKDLGCTIVLEPGRVIVGNAGVLVTKVLYDKRTPAKHFIVVDAGMNDLVRPSLYGSFHSILPARRQKGREEVMADVVGPVCESGDFLAKDRSMPVPESGELLVVMSAGAYGYTMSSSYNSRPRLPEIMVKGDRWFTIRERESYEDLIRGERLPEEL